In Sulfuritortus calidifontis, the sequence CGTGATTCCTTCGATGCCAGGAACACCTCGTGAAAGCGTTCCGCCCGCGTCAACGGCCTGCCGTAGTGCGCCTGTGCATGGGCCAGGCGTCGCACGCAGTTCTCGACGATCACCACCGCTCCGTCGATGATGATGCCGAAGTCCAGCGCCCCGAGGCTCATCAGGTTGGCGCTCACCTTGTAATGCACCATGCCAGTGAAGGTGAACAGCATCGACAAAGGAATCACCGTCGCCGTGATGATGGCCGCGCGGATGTTGCCCAGGAACAGAAACAGGATCACGATCACCAGGATCGCGCCTTCCAGCAGATTCTTCTTCACCGTGGCGATAGCCTTGTCCACCAGCACGGTGCGGTCGTAGACCGTCACCGCATGCACGCCCTCGGGCAAGCTGCGGTTGATCTCCACCATCTTCTTGTCCACGGCCTGCGAAACCGTACGGCTGTTCTGACCGATGAGCATGAAGACGGTGCCCAGCACCACTTCACGGCCATTGGCCGTAGCAGCACCGGTGCGAAGCTCACGTCCGATGCCGACCTCGGCCACATCACGCACCCGAATCGGCACACCACCCGCGCTGCTGAGGATGACATTGCCGATGTCCTCAAGTGTCTTGACCTGCCCGGGGGCTCGAATCAGGTACTGCTCACCGCGCTTTTCGATATAACCCGCGCCCACGTTGCCGTTGTTGCGATCCAGTGCCGTCACAATGTCCTGCAGGGTGACGCCTAGCGAGGCCAGTCGCTCGGGTATCGGTGAGATTTGGTATTCCTTGGCAAAACCACCAATCGAGTTGATTTCTGTCACGCCGGGCACATTGCGCAACTGCGGCTTGATGATCCAGTCTTGAATCTCGCGCAGATCGGTGGCCGTGTAGGGCTGGCCATCCGGTTTTTTCGCACCATCCTTGGCCTCGACTGTCCAGAGGTAAATCTCACCCAAGCCTGTCGATATGGGCCCCATTGCAGGAGTGATTCCGGGAGGCAGTTTGTCCCGGGCCTCCTGGATGCGTTCATTGACCAACTGGCGCGCGAAGTAGATGTCGGTGCCATCCTTGAAGATCACAGTCACTTGCGACAGCCCGTAGCGGGACAAGGAACGGGTCTGCTCCAGATTGGGAAGACCCGCCATCGCGGTTTCAATCGGGTAAGTCACACGCTGCTCGATTTCCAGAGGGGAATATCCCGGCGCTTGGGTGTTAATCTGCACTTGGACATTGGTGATGTCCGGGACAGCATCGATAGGTAGCTTTTGGTAGTTGAACACGCCGATGGCAGCCATACCAAAGACCGCCAGCAACACCAACCATCGGTGCTCGATGGCTGCGCGAATGAGTTTTTCAAACATGTGTGTCGCTCCGGTATCAATGGGTGTGTTCGGCAGAGGCTTTGCCAAGCTCTGACTTCACAACAAAGCTGCCCGCCGACGCATACCGTGCCCCGGCTCTGAGCCCTTGCAACACCTCGACGCGCTTGCCATCGCTGCGGCCCAACTGCACGGGCTGAGCAATGAATCCCCCATTCACCTTTAGGAACACCACTGGCTTACCGCCGACGGTCTGAATGGCATCACTGGCCACTGTCACGGGCACGTCAGCCTCAGAGGAGGTCACTTCCACGTTGACGAACAGCCCAGGACGCCAAGCACCTTTCGGGTTGGCCAATACCACTCGGGCTTTGGCCATACGGGTTTGTTCGCCAATCAGCGACCCAACAAAGGTGATGACGCCAGTAGCGCTGGCATCGAATGCAGTTGCCTTGATGGTCACTTTTTCGCCGACTCTAACCAGCGGCAAGTCCTTGGCTGGCACGTTGATTTCAGCCCAAACCTGCCCCAGATCGGACACGGTAAACACGGCAGCGTCTTCCTTGACGGCTTCACCGAGGCTGAGATGTTTTTCAATCACCAAGCCATCGAATGGCGCACGCAATTCAAAACGGTTAAGCCCCCCCTGAGAACCTGGGGCCAGCCCCAAAGCGGATAGCTTCTGTTGAGCGTTGGCCACAGCGACTTCCGCCTCGTGCAGCGCTTGCCCTGCTTGCAGATAGTCTTGCTCTGCGGAAATTTTTTGCTCCCAGAGCCGCTTTTCACGCTCGAACGTGATCTTCGCCAGGGCCAGACGTTTTTGTGCGGTTTGCAGTTCACTGCGTTGCTCAGACGCGGCCGGGCTGGCAATGACTGCGAGAACCTGTCCCTTCTTGACTGCTTGACCCAGACTGGCCTGAACGCTCTCGACCACTCCTGCAATGCGTGGGACAACGTGCGAAGTCCGGTCTTCGTTCAAGCGAATTTCCCCGGGCAATTGCAGGACGGACTTGATTCGTGCCGCGCCAGCCGTGTCGATGCTAATGGATGCCGCTTTGATTTGCTCATCACTGAGTTCGACCTTCCCCTCTTCTTGGTTGAGCACGAACATGAAGGTTTCGTTGGCGGTCTGGGCAACGATGCTTATTTCAAACGCGTGCGGCTCCGGCACGACCTCGCGGCTCAACAGGCTGTCCTTGTCAGGTGCGAAATTTAGAGTCTGCTTCTCTCCGGTCAAGCGCGTGATGGTGGCGCTGACCTTGGCTGCGCCGCTGGGTAGAGGCTTGTCCTTATCGAACAACCAGATGCGCAAACGGGGTTCGCCGCCGTCCTCGGCCAGCAACGCTTCCAGCCCGAAATCCCCCTCCTTGAACAGCTTGCCTCCATGCGGCCCCTTGGTCGGGGCCTCGTGGT encodes:
- a CDS encoding efflux RND transporter periplasmic adaptor subunit; the encoded protein is MKIDTNKLNVSKKHLIAIAVIVATGVVLGSAILGGKATKTAEDDGHGHGSHVEAKAHSDGEHHGKESGDKHDHDKGHADGEHHEAPTKGPHGGKLFKEGDFGLEALLAEDGGEPRLRIWLFDKDKPLPSGAAKVSATITRLTGEKQTLNFAPDKDSLLSREVVPEPHAFEISIVAQTANETFMFVLNQEEGKVELSDEQIKAASISIDTAGAARIKSVLQLPGEIRLNEDRTSHVVPRIAGVVESVQASLGQAVKKGQVLAVIASPAASEQRSELQTAQKRLALAKITFEREKRLWEQKISAEQDYLQAGQALHEAEVAVANAQQKLSALGLAPGSQGGLNRFELRAPFDGLVIEKHLSLGEAVKEDAAVFTVSDLGQVWAEINVPAKDLPLVRVGEKVTIKATAFDASATGVITFVGSLIGEQTRMAKARVVLANPKGAWRPGLFVNVEVTSSEADVPVTVASDAIQTVGGKPVVFLKVNGGFIAQPVQLGRSDGKRVEVLQGLRAGARYASAGSFVVKSELGKASAEHTH